One genomic region from Geotrypetes seraphini chromosome 13, aGeoSer1.1, whole genome shotgun sequence encodes:
- the NGF gene encoding beta-nerve growth factor isoform X2, with the protein MSMFFTLIIVLLIGTQAVPKIEENAAGGTATEPTIPRSRRTKTPQGYKEVQGPFSHHHAHRKQGWQGVAHAHNVTVDPKLFKKRRFRSPRVLFSTQPPPLSGDLQSPEYADGNDALNRTSRAKRTAHPVVHFGEFSVCDSISMWVGEKTTATDIKGKEVTVLGEVNINNSVFKQYFFETKCRESKPVSSGCRGIDAKHWNSYCTTTHTFVKALTMEGKQAAWRFIRIDTACVCVLSRKTGRC; encoded by the coding sequence ATGTCCATGTTCTTCACTCTGATTATAGTTCTCCTGATTGGCACGCAGGCTGTACCAAAGATAGAGGAGAATGCTGCAGGGGGTACTGCAACAGAACCAACTATTCCACGTTCTCGCCGGACTAAAACGCCGCAGGGCTACAAAGAGGTTCAAGGCCCGTTCTCGCACCACCACGCCCACAGGAAGCAAGGCTGGCAGGGAGTAGCCCACGCGCACAACGTCACGGTGGACCCCAAACTCTTCAAAAAGAGGCGATTCCGCTCGCCCAGGGTCTTGTTCAGCACGCAGCCGCCTCCGCTGTCAGGGGATTTACAAAGCCCAGAGTACGCGGACGGCAACGACGCTCTCAACCGGACTAGCCGGGCCAAGCGGACCGCGCACCCCGTTGTGCATTTTGGGGAGTTTTCGGTCTGCGACAGCATCAGCATGTGGGTAGGCGAGAAGACCACCGCCACCGACATCAAGGGGAAGGAGGTGACCGTTCTGGGAGAGGTCAATATAAACAACAGTGTATTCAAGCAATATTTCTTTGAGACCAAGTGCAGGGAGTCCAAGCCGGTGTCCAGTGGATGCCGGGGGATTGATGCCAAACACTGGAACTCCTACTGCACCACCACTCACACTTTTGTGAAAGCATTGACGATGGAAGGCAAGCAGGCCGCCTGGAGGTTCATCCGCATTGACACTGCCTGCGTGTGCGTTCTCAGCAGGAAAACGGGACGATGCTGA